In Mycobacterium tuberculosis H37Rv, a single window of DNA contains:
- the pknG gene encoding serine/threonine-protein kinase PknG, producing the protein MAKASETERSGPGTQPADAQTATSATVRPLSTQAVFRPDFGDEDNFPHPTLGPDTEPQDRMATTSRVRPPVRRLGGGLVEIPRAPDIDPLEALMTNPVVPESKRFCWNCGRPVGRSDSETKGASEGWCPYCGSPYSFLPQLNPGDIVAGQYEVKGCIAHGGLGWIYLALDRNVNGRPVVLKGLVHSGDAEAQAMAMAERQFLAEVVHPSIVQIFNFVEHTDRHGDPVGYIVMEYVGGQSLKRSKGQKLPVAEAIAYLLEILPALSYLHSIGLVYNDLKPENIMLTEEQLKLIDLGAVSRINSFGYLYGTPGFQAPEIVRTGPTVATDIYTVGRTLAALTLDLPTRNGRYVDGLPEDDPVLKTYDSYGRLLRRAIDPDPRQRFTTAEEMSAQLTGVLREVVAQDTGVPRPGLSTIFSPSRSTFGVDLLVAHTDVYLDGQVHAEKLTANEIVTALSVPLVDPTDVAASVLQATVLSQPVQTLDSLRAARHGALDADGVDFSESVELPLMEVRALLDLGDVAKATRKLDDLAERVGWRWRLVWYRAVAELLTGDYDSATKHFTEVLDTFPGELAPKLALAATAELAGNTDEHKFYQTVWSTNDGVISAAFGLARARSAEGDRVGAVRTLDEVPPTSRHFTTARLTSAVTLLSGRSTSEVTEEQIRDAARRVEALPPTEPRVLQIRALVLGGALDWLKDNKASTNHILGFPFTSHGLRLGVEASLRSLARVAPTQRHRYTLVDMANKVRPTSTF; encoded by the coding sequence ATGGCCAAAGCGTCAGAGACCGAACGTTCGGGCCCCGGCACCCAACCGGCGGACGCCCAGACCGCGACGTCCGCGACGGTTCGACCCCTGAGCACCCAGGCGGTGTTCCGCCCCGATTTCGGCGATGAGGACAACTTCCCCCATCCGACGCTCGGCCCGGACACCGAGCCGCAAGACCGGATGGCCACCACCAGCCGGGTGCGCCCGCCGGTCAGACGGCTGGGCGGCGGCCTGGTGGAAATCCCGCGGGCGCCCGATATCGATCCGCTTGAGGCCCTGATGACCAACCCGGTGGTGCCGGAGTCCAAGCGGTTCTGCTGGAACTGTGGACGTCCCGTCGGCCGGTCCGACTCGGAGACCAAGGGAGCTTCAGAGGGCTGGTGTCCCTATTGCGGCAGCCCGTATTCGTTCCTGCCGCAGCTAAATCCCGGGGACATCGTCGCCGGCCAGTACGAGGTCAAAGGCTGCATCGCGCACGGCGGACTGGGCTGGATCTACCTCGCTCTCGACCGCAATGTCAACGGCCGTCCGGTGGTGCTCAAGGGCCTGGTGCATTCCGGTGATGCCGAAGCGCAGGCAATGGCGATGGCCGAACGCCAGTTCCTGGCCGAGGTGGTGCACCCGTCGATCGTGCAGATCTTCAACTTTGTCGAGCACACCGACAGGCACGGGGATCCGGTCGGCTACATCGTGATGGAATACGTCGGCGGGCAATCGCTCAAACGCAGCAAGGGTCAGAAACTGCCCGTCGCGGAGGCCATCGCCTACCTGCTGGAGATCCTGCCGGCGCTGAGCTACCTGCATTCCATCGGCTTGGTCTACAACGACCTGAAGCCGGAAAACATCATGCTGACCGAGGAACAGCTCAAGCTGATCGACCTGGGCGCGGTATCGCGGATCAACTCGTTCGGCTACCTCTACGGGACCCCAGGCTTCCAGGCGCCCGAGATCGTGCGGACCGGTCCGACGGTGGCCACCGACATCTACACCGTGGGACGCACGCTCGCGGCGCTCACGCTGGACCTGCCCACCCGCAATGGCCGTTATGTGGATGGGCTACCCGAAGACGACCCGGTGCTGAAAACCTACGACTCTTACGGCCGGTTGCTGCGCAGGGCCATCGACCCCGATCCGCGGCAACGGTTCACCACCGCCGAAGAGATGTCCGCGCAATTGACGGGCGTGTTGCGGGAGGTGGTCGCCCAGGACACCGGGGTGCCGCGGCCAGGGCTATCAACGATCTTCAGTCCCAGTCGGTCGACATTTGGAGTGGACCTGCTGGTGGCGCACACCGACGTGTATCTGGACGGGCAGGTGCACGCGGAGAAGCTGACCGCCAACGAGATCGTGACCGCGCTGTCGGTGCCGCTGGTCGATCCGACCGACGTCGCAGCTTCGGTCCTGCAGGCCACGGTGCTCTCCCAGCCGGTGCAGACCCTAGACTCGCTGCGCGCGGCCCGCCACGGTGCGCTGGACGCCGACGGCGTCGACTTCTCCGAGTCAGTGGAGCTGCCGCTAATGGAAGTCCGCGCGCTGCTGGATCTCGGCGATGTGGCCAAGGCCACCCGAAAACTCGACGATCTGGCCGAACGCGTTGGCTGGCGATGGCGATTGGTCTGGTACCGGGCCGTCGCCGAGCTGCTCACCGGCGACTATGACTCGGCCACCAAACATTTCACCGAGGTGCTGGATACCTTTCCCGGCGAGCTGGCGCCCAAGCTCGCCCTGGCCGCCACCGCCGAACTAGCCGGCAACACCGACGAACACAAGTTCTATCAGACGGTGTGGAGCACCAACGACGGCGTGATCTCGGCGGCTTTCGGACTGGCCAGAGCCCGGTCGGCCGAAGGTGATCGGGTCGGCGCCGTGCGCACGCTCGACGAGGTACCGCCCACTTCTCGGCATTTCACCACGGCACGGCTGACCAGCGCGGTGACTCTGTTGTCCGGCCGGTCAACGAGTGAAGTCACCGAGGAACAGATCCGCGACGCCGCCCGAAGAGTGGAGGCGCTGCCCCCGACCGAACCACGCGTGCTGCAGATCCGCGCCCTGGTGCTGGGTGGCGCGCTGGACTGGCTGAAGGACAACAAGGCCAGCACCAACCACATCCTCGGTTTCCCGTTCACCAGTCACGGGCTGCGGCTGGGTGTCGAGGCGTCACTGCGCAGCCTGGCCCGGGTAGCTCCCACTCAACGGCATCGCTACACGCTGGTGGACATGGCCAACAAGGTCCGGCCCACCAGCACGTTCTAA